A single genomic interval of Sulfoacidibacillus ferrooxidans harbors:
- a CDS encoding DUF1450 domain-containing protein: MIIEVCASNEMSTWIPKLEAHNIEVITYSCLDRCESCLFHAYAYTNGKLVEDADAEIVYAELLHIQADEDQLFIDEDW; encoded by the coding sequence TTGATTATTGAAGTTTGTGCATCCAATGAAATGTCCACATGGATACCAAAGTTAGAAGCGCATAACATAGAAGTGATCACATACTCATGCTTGGATCGCTGTGAGTCTTGTTTATTCCATGCATACGCTTACACAAATGGCAAACTCGTCGAAGATGCAGATGCAGAGATCGTTTATGCTGAACTACTACACATACAAGCAGATGAGGATCAGTTGTTTATAGATGAGGACTGGTAA
- a CDS encoding HelD family protein, producing MMQDELAKEQAYLEYIKTHISQAVASAKNGIKQTKEFTEIVLNTVLQNQSLQLEKSRSQPYFSKLVFSEQTANPQNDSGKTEELYIGRFGLFDRETLSPYVIDWRSPIANLYYEDSFKAINIKVEHGYELTFDVHLKRQFDLKDGHLVQFFDSTQAIRTNEPLIERLRAKSEDRLKDIVETIQADQNRIIRSDPYQVLVVQGVAGSGKTTIALHRLSYLAYQHKHEESFNRFLIVGPNQLFIDYISDVLPNLGVEGVRQTTWESLLHSYLPKKVRITSQHKKVHSLYEIAPTDQARIAARASLLRGHLAMKELIDRYVNHLEHTAIPDEDFVLDRNHVMTRDEISRKFHHDFAHYPYVKRRERLLTALKQWTADCLLTIATNVEKQSHTMSYTAMDEHIAKYKVHYERKLQAYSKKVKTADIFTMYRTLLTSSKGVAWLLHHSGHNEWIEDLPGIVLYYKEVLLSNLTFEWVDLGGLFYLTARLHGLEKHKPFSHIIVDEAQDLGAFQLYVLRLLCNQDALSIFGDLSQSIYTFKGLTAWRDIPGELFSKPVQFEVLQRSYRSTIEIMNLANHVLQHVHQPDQVLAIPVLRHGEKPCLTQWSSRTEALEGIVKRLTTLQNDGLHNIAIISKTAQECTQVGKWLASHSLSIHVISGKETHYEGGISVVPIYFSKGMEFDAVILLNPTNKHYVQDSPIDIKLLYVAMTRALHRLYIDSWEPLSELLSTDSTLLSVIEP from the coding sequence ATGATGCAAGATGAGCTAGCTAAAGAACAGGCATACTTAGAATACATCAAAACGCATATCAGCCAAGCCGTAGCTAGTGCCAAAAATGGCATTAAGCAAACAAAAGAGTTCACAGAAATCGTTTTAAATACAGTCCTTCAAAATCAATCATTACAACTAGAAAAATCGAGATCACAGCCTTACTTCTCAAAGCTTGTATTTAGTGAACAGACAGCAAATCCGCAGAACGACAGTGGTAAAACAGAAGAACTCTACATAGGGAGATTTGGCTTATTTGATCGAGAGACGCTATCTCCCTATGTCATTGACTGGCGCTCTCCGATTGCCAATCTCTATTACGAGGATTCATTTAAAGCAATCAACATAAAAGTCGAACACGGCTATGAGTTAACTTTTGATGTTCACTTAAAGCGTCAGTTCGACCTCAAAGATGGACACTTAGTGCAATTTTTTGATAGCACTCAAGCGATCCGTACCAATGAACCACTCATTGAGAGATTACGCGCAAAATCAGAAGATCGACTCAAAGATATTGTAGAAACAATCCAGGCGGATCAAAACAGGATTATCCGATCAGATCCATACCAAGTATTAGTGGTTCAAGGCGTTGCAGGCAGCGGAAAAACGACAATCGCATTACATCGCCTTTCCTACCTTGCCTATCAACATAAACATGAAGAATCCTTTAACCGCTTTCTAATCGTAGGTCCAAATCAGCTTTTTATAGATTATATTTCTGACGTTTTACCCAATCTAGGCGTAGAAGGCGTACGCCAAACCACATGGGAATCATTGCTTCATAGTTATTTACCTAAAAAAGTTCGTATCACCTCACAACACAAAAAAGTTCACTCTCTCTATGAAATAGCACCAACAGATCAAGCTCGCATTGCAGCGCGTGCTTCATTACTGCGTGGTCATCTTGCGATGAAAGAATTAATCGATCGCTATGTCAATCACTTAGAACATACAGCCATTCCAGATGAAGATTTTGTGCTAGATCGAAACCATGTCATGACACGAGATGAAATTTCACGCAAATTTCATCACGACTTTGCACACTACCCCTATGTCAAACGACGAGAACGCCTTTTAACAGCACTCAAACAGTGGACAGCCGATTGCTTACTGACCATCGCAACAAACGTAGAGAAGCAATCCCATACCATGAGCTATACCGCCATGGATGAACATATCGCAAAATATAAAGTTCACTATGAACGCAAGTTACAAGCGTATAGCAAAAAGGTGAAAACAGCAGATATTTTCACTATGTACCGCACACTCCTAACCAGTTCAAAAGGCGTGGCATGGCTATTACACCATAGTGGACACAATGAGTGGATAGAAGATTTGCCAGGCATCGTTTTATATTACAAAGAGGTTTTGCTATCTAACCTTACATTTGAATGGGTGGATCTAGGGGGACTTTTTTATTTAACTGCACGCTTGCACGGATTAGAAAAACACAAGCCTTTTAGTCACATCATCGTAGATGAAGCGCAGGATCTAGGTGCCTTCCAACTTTACGTACTACGTCTTTTATGCAATCAAGATGCATTAAGTATTTTTGGTGACCTTTCCCAATCCATCTACACTTTTAAAGGGTTAACCGCATGGAGAGACATCCCTGGTGAGCTCTTTTCAAAACCTGTCCAATTTGAAGTATTGCAGCGAAGCTACCGTTCAACGATTGAAATCATGAATCTTGCCAATCACGTTCTCCAACATGTCCACCAACCAGATCAAGTACTAGCCATACCAGTCTTACGTCATGGGGAAAAACCTTGTCTAACACAGTGGTCATCACGTACTGAAGCACTCGAAGGAATAGTCAAACGGTTAACAACACTTCAAAATGACGGGTTACACAATATTGCCATTATCAGCAAAACGGCACAAGAGTGTACTCAGGTGGGAAAATGGCTTGCTAGTCACTCTCTTTCTATTCATGTGATTTCTGGTAAAGAGACACATTATGAGGGCGGTATCAGTGTAGTACCTATTTATTTTAGTAAAGGCATGGAATTTGATGCGGTCATCCTATTGAATCCTACAAATAAACACTATGTGCAAGATTCCCCTATCGACATCAAGCTACTCTATGTTGCTATGACACGTGCTTTACATCGATTATATATTGATTCATGGGAGCCACTTAGTGAGTTACTCTCTACCGATTCAACATTACTATCAGTAATCGAACCATAA
- the hutH gene encoding histidine ammonia-lyase gives MKQILLSGDMLTLDEVWEIATADIGASGTVDIEIDIAEDAWPRIRQSRELIEDLVLEGKPVYGVNTGFGRLSEVTIAKEDTVKLQKNLIRSHACAVGKPLSMPVVRAMMLLRANALAKGYSGIRQETLQLLVNCLQRGVHPYIPEQGSLGASGDLAPLAHLALVLMGEGRAEYRGTWYSGKEALQRAGLEPVVLQAKEGLALINGTQAMTAIGALAWSKAEHIIKLADGIGALTFEALQGVRDAFAKNVHALRPHPGQESAATSLREWVDGSKLTTTQGELRVQDAYSLRCMPQVHGASRQVLDYVRGVLEVELNAATDNPLVFAGSKEVISGGHFHGQPVALAMDFLKIGVAEMANISERRVERLVNPNLSGLPAFLAQNPGLSSGLMILQYVAASLVSENKVLAHPASVDSIPSSAGQEDHVSMGTTAARQVDEIVSNTSRVLAIEAIAAAQAVALQQVEDRLAPRTRQLYDAIRTRVPSVVEDRSLSEEIEMLAEELLYLRGSFSIPMYV, from the coding sequence ATGAAACAAATTCTACTAAGTGGAGATATGCTTACCTTAGATGAAGTATGGGAAATTGCCACAGCAGATATTGGAGCTAGTGGAACGGTTGATATAGAGATTGATATTGCAGAGGATGCATGGCCACGGATTCGCCAAAGTAGAGAACTTATTGAGGATTTGGTGCTGGAAGGTAAACCTGTATATGGTGTGAATACGGGCTTTGGACGGCTTTCTGAAGTGACGATTGCCAAAGAGGATACTGTAAAATTACAAAAAAACCTGATTCGTAGTCATGCCTGTGCAGTAGGAAAACCGCTGTCTATGCCTGTGGTTCGCGCTATGATGTTGTTGCGTGCAAATGCACTAGCCAAAGGATACTCAGGCATTCGTCAAGAAACGCTTCAACTTCTTGTCAATTGCTTACAACGTGGTGTTCACCCCTATATTCCAGAACAAGGATCACTTGGAGCAAGCGGGGATCTTGCACCACTCGCACACCTCGCGCTTGTGCTTATGGGTGAGGGTAGGGCTGAGTATCGAGGTACGTGGTATTCTGGTAAAGAGGCATTACAGCGAGCTGGATTAGAACCTGTCGTATTGCAAGCAAAAGAAGGATTGGCGTTAATCAATGGGACCCAAGCTATGACAGCGATTGGTGCACTCGCATGGAGTAAGGCAGAACATATTATCAAGTTAGCGGATGGTATTGGTGCGCTTACCTTTGAAGCACTTCAAGGTGTTCGAGATGCTTTTGCAAAGAATGTGCATGCCCTTCGTCCACACCCTGGGCAGGAGTCAGCAGCTACATCTTTGCGCGAATGGGTTGATGGAAGCAAACTAACAACGACACAAGGGGAACTACGTGTACAAGATGCCTACAGTTTGCGGTGTATGCCACAAGTTCATGGAGCCAGTCGTCAAGTCTTAGATTATGTACGCGGTGTGCTCGAAGTGGAATTAAATGCTGCAACAGATAATCCACTTGTTTTTGCTGGCTCTAAAGAAGTCATATCAGGTGGTCATTTTCATGGGCAACCAGTAGCGCTTGCCATGGATTTTCTAAAGATTGGCGTGGCAGAGATGGCTAATATCTCAGAACGCCGCGTGGAGCGTTTGGTCAATCCGAATTTAAGTGGATTGCCCGCATTTCTAGCCCAGAATCCCGGTTTATCCTCTGGTCTTATGATCCTGCAATATGTTGCAGCATCGCTTGTTTCAGAAAATAAAGTGCTAGCACATCCTGCGAGTGTGGATTCGATCCCTTCATCTGCAGGTCAGGAAGATCACGTATCGATGGGTACGACTGCAGCGCGCCAAGTAGATGAAATAGTCTCCAATACATCAAGAGTACTTGCTATTGAGGCAATTGCAGCAGCGCAAGCAGTTGCATTACAGCAGGTTGAGGATCGCCTTGCACCACGCACAAGGCAATTGTATGATGCGATTCGAACGCGAGTACCAAGTGTGGTAGAAGATCGTAGTTTATCTGAAGAAATAGAAATGTTAGCTGAAGAACTTTTGTATCTACGAGGTTCATTTTCTATTCCAATGTATGTTTGA
- a CDS encoding amidohydrolase family protein, with protein sequence MITLYKADYAYIAGQFEQDRTIAVQDDLIIAIGPFAVLRANYPDAPLIDWSGYAIMPGAINAHNHSFQSLLRGIATDEPFLVWRDQALYKYTPALDAKTLYAGALLAFGEMLQYGVTTVTDFFYVHGNGTENDEAIMQAADDLGIRFVMARTMYDWSGAPLSYRETVSDAVLRTRTLAKKYDAHPRISVHPAPHSPHAASPEMIKAGHRLAQELDTPFHIHVAEEMFEVNDILRDYGVRPIHYLDQLGVVDDSMIAIHLVWLEQDEIDLLGARRASLAYCPSSNMFLADGVTKIPELLQAGVRIGLGTDGACSNNRTSVFEEMRMTALLQKVHRLDATAIRASDTLLMGTQAGADMLRLRTGQLTPTYLADFIAIDTTDLSLQPFAKELLPAHVVYSMQPTAIKRVVVAGKEVMRDGTLLTVHQERIRTLVAEAQEHFARI encoded by the coding sequence ATGATTACTCTCTACAAAGCAGATTACGCATATATCGCAGGACAATTCGAACAAGATCGCACGATTGCTGTACAAGATGATCTGATTATTGCTATTGGACCCTTTGCCGTACTACGTGCAAACTATCCTGATGCTCCTCTTATTGACTGGTCTGGATACGCTATTATGCCAGGTGCCATCAATGCGCACAATCACTCTTTTCAAAGTTTATTGCGAGGCATTGCAACAGATGAGCCCTTCTTAGTATGGCGTGACCAAGCACTGTACAAATACACACCTGCACTCGATGCAAAAACGCTCTATGCTGGAGCATTACTCGCTTTTGGAGAAATGTTGCAATATGGTGTGACCACTGTAACTGACTTTTTCTATGTACATGGCAATGGAACAGAGAATGACGAAGCCATCATGCAGGCAGCAGATGATCTTGGCATTCGTTTTGTGATGGCACGCACCATGTACGACTGGTCAGGTGCCCCTTTATCCTACCGCGAGACCGTTTCAGACGCCGTGTTACGAACGCGCACACTTGCTAAAAAGTACGATGCACACCCACGGATTAGCGTTCATCCAGCACCACATAGTCCTCATGCTGCATCACCTGAGATGATCAAAGCAGGTCATCGTCTAGCACAGGAACTCGATACTCCCTTCCACATTCATGTAGCTGAAGAAATGTTTGAAGTGAACGATATTTTACGCGATTATGGCGTACGTCCCATTCACTATCTAGACCAGCTAGGGGTTGTCGATGACTCGATGATCGCTATTCATCTTGTTTGGCTAGAACAAGATGAGATCGATTTGCTAGGCGCACGCCGCGCGTCTCTAGCCTACTGCCCATCAAGTAATATGTTTTTAGCAGATGGTGTCACGAAAATTCCAGAACTACTACAAGCTGGAGTGCGCATCGGGCTTGGCACAGACGGTGCTTGTAGCAACAACCGCACAAGTGTATTTGAAGAAATGCGCATGACTGCGCTCTTGCAAAAAGTACACCGCCTAGATGCCACAGCCATTCGTGCAAGCGATACGCTTTTAATGGGAACACAGGCTGGTGCAGACATGTTGCGCCTTCGCACAGGCCAATTAACCCCCACTTATCTTGCAGATTTCATAGCAATCGATACCACAGATTTATCTCTACAACCATTTGCGAAAGAACTACTCCCAGCCCATGTTGTCTACAGCATGCAACCAACGGCCATTAAGCGAGTCGTCGTAGCTGGCAAGGAGGTGATGCGAGACGGCACGCTGCTTACTGTCCATCAAGAGCGCATTCGTACTTTAGTCGCTGAGGCACAAGAACATTTTGCCCGCATCTAA
- the tenA gene encoding thiaminase II — translation MTFTDQLRQAADDLWKKSLTHPFVIEIADGSLPTQKFSHYVQNDSYYLSVFARVQSRAASKARDMHTIARLAVHAQSTVEAEHLLHKTFFNLLDITPSPSFIPAPAAYEYTTHLLSISADGTLGEIIAAILPCYWLYWEIGEKYRYSQPNHPIYDQWIATYGDEWYGKLVDEQIYLLDQLAEQASEEQQHRMKQHFMRSSYYELRFWDMAYHLEGWPQGM, via the coding sequence ATGACTTTTACTGATCAATTACGCCAGGCAGCAGATGATTTATGGAAAAAAAGCTTGACTCACCCATTTGTGATTGAAATCGCCGACGGAAGCCTCCCCACACAGAAGTTTAGCCATTATGTTCAAAATGATTCTTACTATCTTTCTGTGTTTGCTAGAGTACAATCGCGTGCCGCTTCAAAAGCACGCGACATGCATACGATCGCACGGCTTGCTGTGCATGCACAAAGCACCGTCGAGGCAGAACATCTACTGCATAAAACCTTTTTTAACCTATTAGACATTACACCTTCCCCTTCATTCATTCCTGCTCCTGCTGCATACGAGTATACGACACATTTGCTTTCCATATCGGCAGATGGAACACTGGGAGAAATCATTGCAGCTATCCTGCCTTGTTATTGGCTTTATTGGGAAATAGGAGAGAAATATCGCTATAGCCAACCCAATCACCCTATTTACGATCAATGGATTGCTACGTATGGCGACGAGTGGTATGGAAAGCTTGTAGATGAACAAATTTACTTACTCGATCAACTTGCAGAACAAGCTTCAGAAGAACAACAACATCGTATGAAACAACATTTCATGCGCTCCAGTTACTATGAATTGCGTTTTTGGGACATGGCATACCATCTAGAAGGATGGCCACAAGGCATGTAA
- a CDS encoding sensor domain-containing diguanylate cyclase — translation MLEKSALEQEMIRLRAINQLLHATRNSLQTSDILTAVRDQIYPLVAFDRIGILLAEPKGKYCIVHELVTKDGLSCSAPGDIMQIEGTAIEWVFREQQTHINQNLAQQQEFLEDPFLYEQSIQAILRIPLCRSEETFGIITVKSTEPHHFTPEDIALLEDVAAHLSASLYTLKVLMELKLQATTDGLTGVFNRRALHMIHDRESLISFMDTFVIEHAVDYVDNAAVLMIDIDEFKLYNDTYGHDQGDQRLIAFTQILRYSTPGHQLIFRYGGDEFIILLPNASKIDAHNMSTKIRQSALKTGDHKGAPISVSIGVTHAPWAEFSNLVRSADEAMYVHKRKRQVVTTDVEFS, via the coding sequence ATGTTAGAAAAGTCGGCGCTTGAACAAGAAATGATCCGCCTGCGTGCGATTAATCAGCTCCTGCATGCCACGCGCAACTCTCTACAGACCTCAGACATCCTCACTGCAGTACGCGATCAAATATATCCCCTCGTTGCATTTGACCGCATCGGAATTTTACTTGCAGAGCCTAAAGGGAAGTACTGTATCGTTCATGAACTAGTGACAAAGGATGGATTATCCTGTAGTGCTCCTGGCGATATTATGCAGATCGAAGGCACTGCGATCGAGTGGGTATTTCGCGAACAACAAACTCATATCAATCAGAACTTGGCACAGCAGCAAGAATTTCTTGAAGATCCTTTTTTGTATGAGCAATCCATTCAAGCCATCCTACGCATTCCATTGTGTAGATCAGAAGAAACTTTTGGCATTATTACCGTGAAATCCACAGAACCACATCACTTTACGCCGGAAGATATCGCATTATTGGAAGATGTGGCAGCCCATTTATCAGCAAGTTTATATACATTAAAAGTACTCATGGAATTAAAGCTCCAAGCAACGACCGATGGCTTGACCGGTGTGTTTAATCGTCGCGCCTTGCATATGATTCACGATCGTGAAAGTTTGATCTCCTTCATGGATACTTTTGTCATAGAACATGCAGTTGATTATGTTGACAATGCGGCTGTTCTTATGATTGATATCGATGAATTTAAACTTTACAATGATACTTATGGTCATGATCAAGGAGATCAAAGACTGATTGCATTTACACAAATTCTGCGTTACTCCACACCTGGTCACCAATTAATCTTTCGGTATGGCGGAGATGAGTTCATTATTTTACTCCCCAATGCAAGCAAAATTGATGCTCACAACATGTCTACAAAAATCCGCCAATCCGCATTAAAAACAGGCGATCATAAAGGTGCGCCGATATCCGTCAGTATTGGTGTCACACATGCACCTTGGGCTGAATTTAGTAATCTTGTTCGCTCCGCAGACGAAGCGATGTACGTCCACAAAAGGAAGCGTCAAGTTGTGACAACAGATGTTGAGTTTTCATGA
- a CDS encoding purine-cytosine permease family protein has product MNVEQRTIGFVPESDRRGKPSSLFAIWFSANMQVTTVVTGGLAIILGLNLLWAIIAIVLGNLIGGIFMALHSAEGPRLGIPQMIQSRAQFGVIGAILPLILVILMYIGFFASSAILGGEALTSLLHIPFAASIIIANFATFLLVVYGYDMIHRYERVVSYLFTIVFFFLTIKLCTAPSFSASLHNHSFDFGPFFLVLSIVATWQITYAPYVADYSRYLPKDTSISSTFWYTYLGSVIGSMWMMILGAVGAQTASQAFNASASNYIASIAGPHLSWIVDLIILLGIIAVNVLNLYGGFMSITTTVSAFSKIGFTSASRTSISGIIAILGTAIAIWGQGDFLNNYSNFLLLLLYFLVPWTAINLVDFYFVRHGHYDIDAIFHWQGTYGAVNWIAIIAYVVAIALEFPFMNTALYVGPISKYLGDADFAWLVGLIISAVLYYFPMKMKIHSQQNHLPM; this is encoded by the coding sequence ATGAACGTTGAACAACGCACGATCGGATTCGTACCAGAATCCGATCGCCGTGGAAAACCTTCTAGTTTGTTTGCCATCTGGTTTTCTGCCAATATGCAAGTAACGACAGTCGTCACAGGTGGCCTTGCTATTATTCTCGGGCTCAATTTGCTTTGGGCCATAATTGCCATAGTACTTGGCAACCTTATTGGTGGCATTTTCATGGCACTTCACTCTGCCGAAGGCCCTAGACTTGGCATTCCGCAGATGATCCAGTCACGAGCCCAATTTGGCGTTATCGGTGCCATATTGCCTCTCATTTTGGTGATACTTATGTACATTGGTTTCTTTGCTTCAAGTGCAATATTAGGCGGAGAAGCACTAACCTCGTTGCTTCACATTCCTTTCGCCGCCTCCATTATTATTGCAAACTTCGCAACCTTCTTGCTAGTCGTATACGGATACGACATGATTCATCGCTATGAGCGGGTAGTATCCTATTTATTCACTATTGTCTTTTTCTTTTTAACTATCAAACTATGTACTGCACCTTCTTTTTCTGCAAGTCTCCACAATCACAGCTTTGACTTTGGACCATTTTTCCTCGTTCTCTCTATTGTCGCGACTTGGCAAATTACATATGCACCTTATGTAGCTGACTATTCTCGATATTTGCCAAAAGATACATCAATCTCAAGTACCTTTTGGTATACCTATCTTGGTTCTGTGATCGGAAGTATGTGGATGATGATCTTAGGAGCTGTAGGAGCACAAACTGCATCACAAGCATTTAATGCAAGCGCATCAAATTACATTGCATCCATTGCAGGACCTCACTTATCCTGGATAGTCGATCTAATCATTCTACTTGGTATTATCGCTGTCAATGTACTTAATCTTTATGGAGGATTTATGTCTATTACTACAACCGTGAGTGCGTTTTCTAAAATTGGCTTTACAAGCGCTTCTCGCACAAGTATCAGTGGCATCATCGCAATTCTTGGGACAGCCATTGCCATTTGGGGACAAGGTGACTTTTTAAATAACTACTCTAATTTCTTGCTTTTACTTCTCTACTTCTTAGTTCCATGGACAGCCATTAACCTTGTCGATTTTTATTTTGTACGCCATGGTCACTATGATATTGATGCTATTTTTCATTGGCAAGGTACATACGGTGCAGTCAATTGGATCGCAATCATCGCTTATGTAGTAGCCATTGCTCTAGAATTCCCATTTATGAATACCGCGTTATATGTAGGACCCATTTCTAAATACTTAGGTGATGCTGATTTTGCTTGGCTTGTTGGACTCATCATTTCAGCTGTACTTTATTACTTTCCCATGAAAATGAAAATACATTCTCAGCAGAATCATTTACCCATGTAA
- a CDS encoding winged helix-turn-helix transcriptional regulator: MSNEHLCPKFESAFALLGKRWTGLIIRVLLDGPKRFKDISDMIPNMSDRMLAERFKELEIAGLITRSVFPETPVRIEYSLTDKGRALEPVMDQVQCWANHWMQ, encoded by the coding sequence ATGTCAAATGAACATTTATGTCCGAAATTCGAATCTGCCTTTGCATTACTCGGTAAACGTTGGACTGGTCTTATTATTCGCGTACTATTAGACGGTCCGAAACGATTCAAAGATATCTCAGATATGATCCCAAATATGAGTGACCGTATGTTGGCTGAACGCTTCAAAGAATTGGAAATTGCAGGGCTGATCACGCGCAGTGTATTCCCTGAGACGCCTGTTCGCATTGAGTACTCATTGACCGACAAAGGTAGGGCCTTAGAGCCTGTCATGGATCAAGTGCAATGTTGGGCCAATCATTGGATGCAATGA
- a CDS encoding S9 family peptidase, which yields MKKTLLQREDLYQFEWIGTPRITPDGDRVVYTLKTVTEDHKGYKSRMAVVDLRTDEIRMFTQGEHKDRLVDVTNDEMVILSDRVSGEQQVFLLPFTGGEARQVSAVKGGVRMAKMAPDRTHMALLVQLKSDEKVAIVDTQIASETAGGSPTSKEKDAILPYEVHRLHYKADGSGLWDQKTSQLVWLEIATGKVTQLTDGEVSISDFSFSPDGTKIVYSSQSKLDDRNFFSDIYTLELATQEKMCLTDGTRALYAPVYAPDGQSIAVFGHDMKFQGATQQTMYLIDNEKQIRPLVSEQFPYGLSADGMSDMRGHESVPGPLFTSDGRAVIAPYSAHGAVALAMFTVDGVHKTLVEGEREIYSFDFCAKTGDLVFVATDPTCPNDLFVRSLHGGAERRLTMTNAWLAEKELATVTTFTAVAKDGQALQGFKVTPPVQSVGTGLQPVILEVHGGPHAMYSHSFVFEFQLLAALGFVVIYGNPRGSSGYGQAFVDACRGDYGGKDYEDLLSLLDHALEQDVTLDATRIGVTGGSYGGFMTNWIVGHTNRFKAAVTQRSISNWISFHGVSDIGYFFTEWEMKWSSYETPWTDIEQLWEHSPMKYVSNVETPLLILHGEEDFRCPIEQAEQLYVALKMLDKEVSFIRFPKSSHDLSRTGIPSLRVERYRYMSEWFVRYV from the coding sequence GTGAAAAAGACATTGTTACAAAGAGAAGATTTATATCAATTTGAATGGATTGGAACTCCTCGAATTACGCCAGATGGGGATCGAGTCGTATATACCTTAAAGACAGTTACAGAAGATCACAAAGGGTATAAGTCGCGCATGGCCGTAGTAGATCTTAGGACAGATGAGATACGTATGTTTACGCAGGGTGAACACAAGGATCGATTGGTCGATGTGACAAATGATGAGATGGTGATTTTATCGGATAGAGTTTCGGGAGAGCAACAAGTATTTTTATTGCCGTTTACAGGTGGGGAAGCTCGTCAGGTAAGTGCGGTGAAAGGTGGCGTCCGCATGGCAAAGATGGCACCGGACCGCACTCACATGGCGTTGTTGGTGCAATTGAAAAGCGATGAAAAAGTGGCTATTGTGGACACACAGATTGCATCTGAAACAGCTGGTGGTTCTCCCACTAGCAAGGAGAAGGATGCCATTCTTCCCTATGAAGTTCATCGGTTACATTATAAAGCTGATGGATCGGGATTGTGGGATCAAAAGACATCTCAGTTGGTATGGCTAGAGATTGCTACAGGGAAAGTAACACAACTGACAGATGGAGAAGTTTCTATATCTGATTTCTCTTTTTCGCCAGATGGTACAAAGATCGTCTATTCGTCGCAGTCAAAACTAGATGATCGAAATTTTTTTAGTGATATTTATACACTTGAACTCGCTACGCAAGAAAAAATGTGCCTGACCGATGGTACGCGTGCACTCTATGCTCCTGTCTATGCTCCAGATGGCCAAAGCATCGCCGTTTTTGGTCACGATATGAAGTTTCAAGGGGCCACGCAGCAAACGATGTATCTCATTGATAATGAAAAACAAATACGACCGCTGGTTTCAGAACAATTTCCTTATGGACTATCAGCTGATGGTATGAGTGATATGCGCGGTCATGAAAGTGTACCAGGTCCGCTCTTTACGTCAGATGGTCGGGCAGTGATCGCACCTTATAGTGCACACGGTGCCGTAGCTTTGGCGATGTTTACTGTAGATGGTGTACATAAAACATTGGTTGAAGGTGAGCGGGAGATCTACTCGTTCGACTTTTGTGCAAAGACAGGGGATCTAGTATTTGTAGCCACAGATCCAACCTGTCCTAATGATCTCTTTGTGCGCTCCCTACATGGTGGTGCAGAGCGAAGGTTGACTATGACCAATGCCTGGCTTGCCGAAAAAGAACTTGCCACAGTCACTACATTTACTGCAGTTGCAAAGGATGGTCAAGCCCTTCAAGGATTTAAAGTAACACCCCCTGTTCAAAGTGTAGGAACTGGGTTACAGCCTGTTATTTTAGAAGTGCATGGAGGTCCTCATGCCATGTACTCGCATTCGTTTGTCTTTGAATTTCAACTGCTAGCTGCATTGGGTTTCGTGGTTATATACGGTAATCCGCGTGGCAGCAGTGGATATGGGCAAGCGTTCGTCGATGCGTGTCGCGGTGATTACGGCGGTAAAGATTATGAAGATCTTCTTTCACTTTTAGATCATGCCTTGGAGCAAGATGTGACACTTGATGCCACTCGTATTGGTGTCACAGGTGGATCCTACGGTGGGTTTATGACTAACTGGATAGTCGGTCACACCAATCGGTTTAAAGCAGCCGTCACTCAGCGGTCGATCTCTAATTGGATCAGTTTTCATGGGGTGAGTGATATTGGCTACTTTTTTACTGAATGGGAGATGAAGTGGTCGTCGTATGAGACGCCGTGGACAGATATAGAACAATTATGGGAACATTCCCCGATGAAGTATGTATCCAATGTAGAAACTCCGCTCTTAATCTTGCATGGAGAAGAGGATTTTCGTTGTCCAATTGAACAGGCAGAACAATTGTATGTGGCACTAAAGATGTTAGATAAAGAGGTGTCTTTCATTCGCTTTCCAAAATCAAGTCACGATCTATCACGTACGGGGATTCCATCACTTCGAGTGGAACGCTATCGCTATATGAGCGAATGGTTTGTACGTTACGTGTAG